From the genome of Nicotiana sylvestris chromosome 2, ASM39365v2, whole genome shotgun sequence, one region includes:
- the LOC104246206 gene encoding uncharacterized protein, with translation MACTVDFRCLDEGFGGKTYKRKRAEKELGNGTEDGEAAMEVEEENPVPASKRQAVPSEEDPNKPVLGRPTYDGVIAGRVSGRNWKQPRKHRSSAAKVSVKGKPLEQRIKEKEIKKAYKERMNELKEEIRQNKVDKRKQREERDKRKQENILKSGTKVQKITNPKTLKKIAKSKQRKQLKVVSDDLLNSGNKNKKST, from the coding sequence ATGGCGTGCACCGTGGATTTTCGGTGCCTGGACGAAGGCTTCGGAGGGAAAACATACAAGCGAAAGAGAGCAGAGAAAGAGTTAGGAAATGGTACAGAAGATGGAGAAGCGGCCATGGAAGTAGAGGAGGAGAATCCAGTTCCAGCGTCAAAGAGACAGGCGGTTCCATCTGAGGAGGATCCAAACAAGCCGGTACTTGGAAGGCCGACGTACGACGGGGTGATCGCAGGGAGAGTATCAGGAAGGAATTGGAAACAGCCGCGGAAACACAGGTCATCGGCGGCGAAGGTGAGCGTGAAAGGGAAGCCGCTGGAGCAGAGGATAAAGGAGAAGGAGATAAAGAAGGCGTACAAGGAGAGGATGAATGAGCTCAAGGAAGAGATAAGGCAGAACAAGGTTGACAAGAGGAAGCAGAGGGAGGAAAGAGACAAGAGGAAGCAGGAAAACATTCTCAAATCTGGGACTAAGGTTCAGAAGATCACCAATCCAAAGACTCTTAAAAAGATTGCAAAATCTAAGCAAAGGAAACAACTCAAGGTTGTTTCCGACGACCTTCTTAACAGTGGCAACAAGAATAAGAAGTCGACTTGA